A window from Dromaius novaehollandiae isolate bDroNov1 chromosome 1, bDroNov1.hap1, whole genome shotgun sequence encodes these proteins:
- the GPR89B gene encoding Golgi pH regulator B isoform X1 gives MSFLIDSSIMVTSQVLFFGFGWLFFMRQLFKDYEVRQYVVQVIFSVTFAFSCTMFELIIFEILGVLNSSSRYFHWKLNLCVILLILVFMVPFYIGYFVVSNIRLLHRQKLLFACVLWLTFMYFFWKLGDPFPILSPKHGILSIEQLISRVGVIGVTLMALLSGFGAVNCPYTYMSYFLRNVTDADILALERRLLQTMDMIVSKKKRIAVAHRTMFQRGEVHNKPTGFWGMIKSVTTSVAGSESILHLHVGTCLGRWPQLSSVLKGKALGSFDYAGLPDLSLIQQEVDALEELSRQLFLETADLHATKERIEYSKTFQGKYFNFLGYFFSIYCVWKIFMATINIVFDRVGKTDPVTRGIEITVNYLGIQFDVKFWSQHISFILVGIIIVTSIRGLLITLTKFFYAISSSKSSNVIVLLLAQIMGMYFVSSVLLIRMSMPLEYRTIITEVLGELQFNFYHRWFDVIFLVSALSSILFLYLAHKQAPEKHMAL, from the exons ATGAGCTTCCTCATCGATTCCAGCATCATGGTCACCTCCCAG GTGCTCTTCTTTGGATTTGGGTGGCTATTCTTCATGCGCCAACTCTTCAAGGATTATGAG GTGCGACAGTATGTTGTGCAGGTGATCTTCTCTGTGACTTTTGCCTTCTCTTGTACCATGTTTGAACTCATAATCTTCGAGATTTTGGGAGTGCTGAATAGCAG CTCTCGATATTTTCACTGGAAGCTGAATCTCTGCGTCATTTTGCTCATCCTGGTCTTCATGGTACCTTTCTACATTGGCTACTTTGTTGTGAGCAATATCAGATTAT TGCACAGACAGAAACTGCTTTTTGCTTGTGTTCTGTGGCTGACATTCATGTATTTCTTCTGGAAGTTGGGGGATCCATTTCCTATACTCAGCCCAAAACATG gaaTCCTGTCTATAGAACAGCTCATCAGCCGTGTGGGTGTGATTGGGGTGACACTCATGGCTTTGCTGTCAGGATTTGGGGCTGTCAACTGTCCATATACTTATATGTCCTACTTTCTCAG gaACGTGACGGATGCAGATATTCTGGCTCTGGAGCGCCGCCTCCTTCAAACTATGGACATGATTGttagcaagaaaaaaag gATAGCAGTGGCTCACAGGACAATGTTCCAAAGAGGAGAAGTGCACAACAAACCCACTGGCTTCTGGGGAATGATAAAAAGTGTTACAACATCTGTTGCAGGCAGTGAAAGTATCCTTCATCTGCATGTTGGCACCTGCCTTGGGAGGTGGccccagctttcttctgtgtTGAAAGGAAAAGCATTAGGGAG CTTTGACTATGCTGGTTTGCCAGATCTCTCCCTTATTCAGCAAGAAGTGGATGCCTTAGAAGAGCTGAGTCGGCAGCTTTTTCTGGAAACCGCTGACCTGCATGCAACGAAG GAGAGAATTGAGTACTCCAAAACTTTCCAGGGAAAATACTTTAACtttttgggttattttttctcCATCTATTGTGTCTGGAAAATCTTCATG GCAACCATCAATATTGTATTTGACCGTGTTGGGAAGACTGATCCAGTCACGAGAGGGATTGAGATCACTGTGAATTACCTGGGAATCCAGTTTGAT GTCAAATTCTGGTCTCAGCACATTTCCTTTATCCTTGTTGGAATAATCATTGTCACCTCTATCAGAGGCTTGTTAATCACACTTACAAAG ttCTTCTATGCCATTTCCAGCAGCAAGTCCTCCAATGTTATTGTTCTGCTCTTAGCACAGATAATG GGTATGTACTTTGTCTCATCAGTGCTCCTGATCCGGATGAGTATGCCTCTAGAGTATCGCACTATTATTACAGAAGTCCTGGGAGAGCTCCAGTTCAACTTCTATCATCGTTGGTTTGATGTGATATTCCTAGTTAGCGCACTCTCCAGTATCCTCTTCCTCTACTTGGCACACAAACAAGCCCCAGAAAAGCACATGGCCCTCTAA
- the GPR89B gene encoding Golgi pH regulator B isoform X2 → MSFLIDSSIMVTSQVRQYVVQVIFSVTFAFSCTMFELIIFEILGVLNSSSRYFHWKLNLCVILLILVFMVPFYIGYFVVSNIRLLHRQKLLFACVLWLTFMYFFWKLGDPFPILSPKHGILSIEQLISRVGVIGVTLMALLSGFGAVNCPYTYMSYFLRNVTDADILALERRLLQTMDMIVSKKKRIAVAHRTMFQRGEVHNKPTGFWGMIKSVTTSVAGSESILHLHVGTCLGRWPQLSSVLKGKALGSFDYAGLPDLSLIQQEVDALEELSRQLFLETADLHATKERIEYSKTFQGKYFNFLGYFFSIYCVWKIFMATINIVFDRVGKTDPVTRGIEITVNYLGIQFDVKFWSQHISFILVGIIIVTSIRGLLITLTKFFYAISSSKSSNVIVLLLAQIMGMYFVSSVLLIRMSMPLEYRTIITEVLGELQFNFYHRWFDVIFLVSALSSILFLYLAHKQAPEKHMAL, encoded by the exons ATGAGCTTCCTCATCGATTCCAGCATCATGGTCACCTCCCAG GTGCGACAGTATGTTGTGCAGGTGATCTTCTCTGTGACTTTTGCCTTCTCTTGTACCATGTTTGAACTCATAATCTTCGAGATTTTGGGAGTGCTGAATAGCAG CTCTCGATATTTTCACTGGAAGCTGAATCTCTGCGTCATTTTGCTCATCCTGGTCTTCATGGTACCTTTCTACATTGGCTACTTTGTTGTGAGCAATATCAGATTAT TGCACAGACAGAAACTGCTTTTTGCTTGTGTTCTGTGGCTGACATTCATGTATTTCTTCTGGAAGTTGGGGGATCCATTTCCTATACTCAGCCCAAAACATG gaaTCCTGTCTATAGAACAGCTCATCAGCCGTGTGGGTGTGATTGGGGTGACACTCATGGCTTTGCTGTCAGGATTTGGGGCTGTCAACTGTCCATATACTTATATGTCCTACTTTCTCAG gaACGTGACGGATGCAGATATTCTGGCTCTGGAGCGCCGCCTCCTTCAAACTATGGACATGATTGttagcaagaaaaaaag gATAGCAGTGGCTCACAGGACAATGTTCCAAAGAGGAGAAGTGCACAACAAACCCACTGGCTTCTGGGGAATGATAAAAAGTGTTACAACATCTGTTGCAGGCAGTGAAAGTATCCTTCATCTGCATGTTGGCACCTGCCTTGGGAGGTGGccccagctttcttctgtgtTGAAAGGAAAAGCATTAGGGAG CTTTGACTATGCTGGTTTGCCAGATCTCTCCCTTATTCAGCAAGAAGTGGATGCCTTAGAAGAGCTGAGTCGGCAGCTTTTTCTGGAAACCGCTGACCTGCATGCAACGAAG GAGAGAATTGAGTACTCCAAAACTTTCCAGGGAAAATACTTTAACtttttgggttattttttctcCATCTATTGTGTCTGGAAAATCTTCATG GCAACCATCAATATTGTATTTGACCGTGTTGGGAAGACTGATCCAGTCACGAGAGGGATTGAGATCACTGTGAATTACCTGGGAATCCAGTTTGAT GTCAAATTCTGGTCTCAGCACATTTCCTTTATCCTTGTTGGAATAATCATTGTCACCTCTATCAGAGGCTTGTTAATCACACTTACAAAG ttCTTCTATGCCATTTCCAGCAGCAAGTCCTCCAATGTTATTGTTCTGCTCTTAGCACAGATAATG GGTATGTACTTTGTCTCATCAGTGCTCCTGATCCGGATGAGTATGCCTCTAGAGTATCGCACTATTATTACAGAAGTCCTGGGAGAGCTCCAGTTCAACTTCTATCATCGTTGGTTTGATGTGATATTCCTAGTTAGCGCACTCTCCAGTATCCTCTTCCTCTACTTGGCACACAAACAAGCCCCAGAAAAGCACATGGCCCTCTAA
- the GJA8 gene encoding gap junction alpha-8 protein: protein MGDWSFLGNILEQVNEQSTVIGRVWLTVLFIFRILILGTAAELVWGDEQSDFVCNTQQPGCENVCYDEAFPISHIRLWVLQIIFVSTPSLVYFGHAVHHVRMEEKRKEKEEAERRQQAEVDEEKLPLAPNQNKGNNPDAAKKFRLEGTLLRTYIFHIIFKTLFEVGFIVGQYFLYGFRILPLYRCGRWPCPNLVDCFVSRPTEKTIFIMFMLVVAAVSLFLNLVEISHLILKRIRRALRRPAEEQLREVPEKPLPAITVPSIPKTKGYKLLEEEKPVPHYFPLTEVGVEPSPLPSAFNEFEEKIGMGPLEDLSRAFDERLPSYAQAKEPEEEKVRAEEEEEQEEEQPAPQEEPVVKKAEEEAVGDEVEGPSAPAELATDMRPLSRLSKASSRARSDDLTV from the coding sequence ATGGGTGACTGGAGTTTCTTGGGGAACATTTTAGAGCAGGTGAACGAGCAATCCACGGTCATCGGGAGAGTTTGGCTCACAGTGCTCTTCATTTTCCGCATCCTGATCCTGGGAACAGCTGCTGAACTAGTGTGGGGAGACGAACAGTCAGACTTTGTGTGCAACACCCAGCAACCTGGTTGTGAGAATGTCTGCTATGATGAGGCCTTTCCTATCTCCCACATCCGGCTCTGGGTCCTGCAGATCATTTTTGTATCCACACCTTCCCTAGTGTACTTTGGACATGCGGTGCACCATGTCCGcatggaggagaagagaaaagagaaggaggaagctgagaggcGTCAGCAAGCTGAGGTGGATGAAGAGAAGTTGCCCCTGgctccaaatcaaaacaaaggcAACAACCCCGATGCAGCCAAGAAGTTTCGCCTGGAGGGGACCCTCCTGAGAACCTACATCTTCCACATCATTTTCAAAACTCTCTTTGAGGTGGGGTTCATAGTAGGCCAGTACTTTCTGTATGGCTTCCGAATTCTCCCCCTCTACCGCTGTGGGCGGTGGCCCTGCCCCAATCTTGTGGACTGCTTTGTCTCCAGGCCTACAGAGAAGACCATCTTTATTATGTTCATGCTGGTGGTGGCTGCTGTGTCCCTTTTCCTCAACCTGGTGGAGATAAGTCACTTGATCCTAAAAAGGATTCGGAGAGCTCTAAGAAGGCCAgcagaggagcagctgagggaggtCCCAGAGAAGCCCCTCCCTGCCATCACAGTTCCCTCCATCCCGAAGACCAAAGGCTACAAGCTgttggaggaggagaagccagTGCCCCACTATTTCCCTCTCACAGAAGTGGGAGTAGAGCCCAGTCCCCTTCCATCGGCCTTCAATGAGTTTGAGGAGAAGATCGGGATGGGGCCATTGGAAGACCTCTCCAGGGCATTTGATGAAAGGCTACCATCATACGCACAAGCAAAGGAACCGGAAGAGGAGAAGGtaagagcagaggaagaggaagaacaggAGGAAGAGCAGCCAGCACCTCAGGAAGAGCCAGTGGTgaagaaagcagaggaggaggcGGTAGGCGATGAAGTGGAAGGGCCTTCAGCACCTGCTGAACTTGCCACTGATATGAGACCTCTCAGCCGGCTAAGTAAAGCCAGCAGCCGGGCCAGGTCAGACGATTTGACTGTATGA
- the GPR89B gene encoding Golgi pH regulator B isoform X4 — translation MSFLIDSSIMVTSQVLFFGFGWLFFMRQLFKDYEVRQYVVQVIFSVTFAFSCTMFELIIFEILGVLNSSSRYFHWKLNLCVILLILVFMVPFYIGYFVVSNIRLLHRQKLLFACVLWLTFMYFFWKLGDPFPILSPKHGILSIEQLISRVGVIGVTLMALLSGFGAVNCPYTYMSYFLRNVTDADILALERRLLQTMDMIVSKKKRIAVAHRTMFQRGEVHNKPTGFWGMIKSVTTSVAGSENLSLIQQEVDALEELSRQLFLETADLHATKERIEYSKTFQGKYFNFLGYFFSIYCVWKIFMATINIVFDRVGKTDPVTRGIEITVNYLGIQFDVKFWSQHISFILVGIIIVTSIRGLLITLTKFFYAISSSKSSNVIVLLLAQIMGMYFVSSVLLIRMSMPLEYRTIITEVLGELQFNFYHRWFDVIFLVSALSSILFLYLAHKQAPEKHMAL, via the exons ATGAGCTTCCTCATCGATTCCAGCATCATGGTCACCTCCCAG GTGCTCTTCTTTGGATTTGGGTGGCTATTCTTCATGCGCCAACTCTTCAAGGATTATGAG GTGCGACAGTATGTTGTGCAGGTGATCTTCTCTGTGACTTTTGCCTTCTCTTGTACCATGTTTGAACTCATAATCTTCGAGATTTTGGGAGTGCTGAATAGCAG CTCTCGATATTTTCACTGGAAGCTGAATCTCTGCGTCATTTTGCTCATCCTGGTCTTCATGGTACCTTTCTACATTGGCTACTTTGTTGTGAGCAATATCAGATTAT TGCACAGACAGAAACTGCTTTTTGCTTGTGTTCTGTGGCTGACATTCATGTATTTCTTCTGGAAGTTGGGGGATCCATTTCCTATACTCAGCCCAAAACATG gaaTCCTGTCTATAGAACAGCTCATCAGCCGTGTGGGTGTGATTGGGGTGACACTCATGGCTTTGCTGTCAGGATTTGGGGCTGTCAACTGTCCATATACTTATATGTCCTACTTTCTCAG gaACGTGACGGATGCAGATATTCTGGCTCTGGAGCGCCGCCTCCTTCAAACTATGGACATGATTGttagcaagaaaaaaag gATAGCAGTGGCTCACAGGACAATGTTCCAAAGAGGAGAAGTGCACAACAAACCCACTGGCTTCTGGGGAATGATAAAAAGTGTTACAACATCTGTTGCAGGCAGTGAAA ATCTCTCCCTTATTCAGCAAGAAGTGGATGCCTTAGAAGAGCTGAGTCGGCAGCTTTTTCTGGAAACCGCTGACCTGCATGCAACGAAG GAGAGAATTGAGTACTCCAAAACTTTCCAGGGAAAATACTTTAACtttttgggttattttttctcCATCTATTGTGTCTGGAAAATCTTCATG GCAACCATCAATATTGTATTTGACCGTGTTGGGAAGACTGATCCAGTCACGAGAGGGATTGAGATCACTGTGAATTACCTGGGAATCCAGTTTGAT GTCAAATTCTGGTCTCAGCACATTTCCTTTATCCTTGTTGGAATAATCATTGTCACCTCTATCAGAGGCTTGTTAATCACACTTACAAAG ttCTTCTATGCCATTTCCAGCAGCAAGTCCTCCAATGTTATTGTTCTGCTCTTAGCACAGATAATG GGTATGTACTTTGTCTCATCAGTGCTCCTGATCCGGATGAGTATGCCTCTAGAGTATCGCACTATTATTACAGAAGTCCTGGGAGAGCTCCAGTTCAACTTCTATCATCGTTGGTTTGATGTGATATTCCTAGTTAGCGCACTCTCCAGTATCCTCTTCCTCTACTTGGCACACAAACAAGCCCCAGAAAAGCACATGGCCCTCTAA
- the GPR89B gene encoding Golgi pH regulator B isoform X3 has translation MRQLFKDYEVRQYVVQVIFSVTFAFSCTMFELIIFEILGVLNSSSRYFHWKLNLCVILLILVFMVPFYIGYFVVSNIRLLHRQKLLFACVLWLTFMYFFWKLGDPFPILSPKHGILSIEQLISRVGVIGVTLMALLSGFGAVNCPYTYMSYFLRNVTDADILALERRLLQTMDMIVSKKKRIAVAHRTMFQRGEVHNKPTGFWGMIKSVTTSVAGSESILHLHVGTCLGRWPQLSSVLKGKALGSFDYAGLPDLSLIQQEVDALEELSRQLFLETADLHATKERIEYSKTFQGKYFNFLGYFFSIYCVWKIFMATINIVFDRVGKTDPVTRGIEITVNYLGIQFDVKFWSQHISFILVGIIIVTSIRGLLITLTKFFYAISSSKSSNVIVLLLAQIMGMYFVSSVLLIRMSMPLEYRTIITEVLGELQFNFYHRWFDVIFLVSALSSILFLYLAHKQAPEKHMAL, from the exons ATGCGCCAACTCTTCAAGGATTATGAG GTGCGACAGTATGTTGTGCAGGTGATCTTCTCTGTGACTTTTGCCTTCTCTTGTACCATGTTTGAACTCATAATCTTCGAGATTTTGGGAGTGCTGAATAGCAG CTCTCGATATTTTCACTGGAAGCTGAATCTCTGCGTCATTTTGCTCATCCTGGTCTTCATGGTACCTTTCTACATTGGCTACTTTGTTGTGAGCAATATCAGATTAT TGCACAGACAGAAACTGCTTTTTGCTTGTGTTCTGTGGCTGACATTCATGTATTTCTTCTGGAAGTTGGGGGATCCATTTCCTATACTCAGCCCAAAACATG gaaTCCTGTCTATAGAACAGCTCATCAGCCGTGTGGGTGTGATTGGGGTGACACTCATGGCTTTGCTGTCAGGATTTGGGGCTGTCAACTGTCCATATACTTATATGTCCTACTTTCTCAG gaACGTGACGGATGCAGATATTCTGGCTCTGGAGCGCCGCCTCCTTCAAACTATGGACATGATTGttagcaagaaaaaaag gATAGCAGTGGCTCACAGGACAATGTTCCAAAGAGGAGAAGTGCACAACAAACCCACTGGCTTCTGGGGAATGATAAAAAGTGTTACAACATCTGTTGCAGGCAGTGAAAGTATCCTTCATCTGCATGTTGGCACCTGCCTTGGGAGGTGGccccagctttcttctgtgtTGAAAGGAAAAGCATTAGGGAG CTTTGACTATGCTGGTTTGCCAGATCTCTCCCTTATTCAGCAAGAAGTGGATGCCTTAGAAGAGCTGAGTCGGCAGCTTTTTCTGGAAACCGCTGACCTGCATGCAACGAAG GAGAGAATTGAGTACTCCAAAACTTTCCAGGGAAAATACTTTAACtttttgggttattttttctcCATCTATTGTGTCTGGAAAATCTTCATG GCAACCATCAATATTGTATTTGACCGTGTTGGGAAGACTGATCCAGTCACGAGAGGGATTGAGATCACTGTGAATTACCTGGGAATCCAGTTTGAT GTCAAATTCTGGTCTCAGCACATTTCCTTTATCCTTGTTGGAATAATCATTGTCACCTCTATCAGAGGCTTGTTAATCACACTTACAAAG ttCTTCTATGCCATTTCCAGCAGCAAGTCCTCCAATGTTATTGTTCTGCTCTTAGCACAGATAATG GGTATGTACTTTGTCTCATCAGTGCTCCTGATCCGGATGAGTATGCCTCTAGAGTATCGCACTATTATTACAGAAGTCCTGGGAGAGCTCCAGTTCAACTTCTATCATCGTTGGTTTGATGTGATATTCCTAGTTAGCGCACTCTCCAGTATCCTCTTCCTCTACTTGGCACACAAACAAGCCCCAGAAAAGCACATGGCCCTCTAA